A single region of the Mycobacterium avium subsp. avium genome encodes:
- the corA gene encoding magnesium/cobalt transporter CorA: protein MFQGFDALPEVLRPIAHQPHPQPAPEAPPARATLVDCAVYDDGNRLPGVFGYADALDKVREIESQGREGFVWVGLREPNQTEMQEVADVFGLHALAVEDAVCAHQRPKVERYDDTLFLVLKTVNYVPHESVVLAREIVETGEIMVFVGRDFVVTVRHGEHGGLSEVRKRMDGDPEQMRLGPFAVMHAIADHVVDHYLEVSSLMLADIDSIEGLAFAPGSKIDVEPIYLLKREVVELRRCVNPLSSAFHRIQTENKDVISKEVRRYLRDVADHHSEAADQIASYDDMLNSLIQAALARVGMQQNNDMRKMAAWAGILAVPTMIAAIYGMNFHFMPELNWTWGYPAVMAGMAVVCLVLYFQFRNRNWL, encoded by the coding sequence GTGTTCCAGGGATTCGACGCATTGCCCGAAGTGCTTCGGCCCATCGCCCACCAACCGCACCCGCAGCCGGCGCCCGAGGCTCCGCCGGCCCGCGCGACGCTGGTCGACTGCGCGGTGTACGACGACGGGAACCGGCTGCCCGGCGTGTTCGGTTACGCCGACGCCCTGGACAAGGTCCGCGAGATCGAATCCCAGGGGCGCGAGGGATTCGTCTGGGTCGGCCTGCGCGAACCGAACCAGACCGAAATGCAGGAAGTGGCAGACGTTTTCGGGCTGCATGCGCTGGCCGTCGAGGACGCCGTGTGCGCCCATCAGCGGCCCAAGGTGGAGCGCTACGACGACACACTGTTTCTGGTGCTCAAGACCGTCAACTACGTGCCGCACGAATCGGTGGTGCTGGCCCGCGAGATCGTCGAGACCGGCGAGATCATGGTGTTCGTCGGCCGCGATTTCGTGGTGACCGTCCGGCACGGCGAACACGGCGGGCTGTCCGAGGTGCGCAAGCGGATGGACGGCGACCCCGAGCAGATGCGGCTGGGCCCGTTCGCGGTGATGCACGCGATCGCCGACCACGTGGTGGACCACTATCTCGAGGTGAGCAGCTTGATGCTCGCCGACATCGACAGCATCGAGGGGTTGGCGTTCGCCCCGGGCAGCAAGATCGACGTCGAACCGATCTATCTGCTCAAGCGCGAGGTCGTCGAACTGCGCCGCTGCGTCAACCCGCTGTCGTCGGCGTTTCACCGGATCCAGACCGAGAACAAGGACGTGATCTCCAAGGAGGTGCGCCGCTATCTGCGCGACGTCGCCGACCACCACTCCGAGGCCGCCGACCAGATCGCCAGCTACGACGACATGCTCAACTCGCTGATCCAGGCGGCCCTGGCCCGGGTGGGGATGCAGCAGAACAACGACATGCGCAAGATGGCGGCCTGGGCCGGCATCCTGGCGGTGCCGACCATGATCGCCGCCATTTACGGGATGAACTTCCATTTCATGCCCGAGCTCAACTGGACCTGGGGATATCCGGCGGTGATGGCGGGCATGGCCGTCGTCTGCCTGGTGCTGTACTTCCAGTTCCGCAACCGCAACTGGCTCTAG
- a CDS encoding type IV toxin-antitoxin system AbiEi family antitoxin domain-containing protein, whose protein sequence is MSAAVDIESLILRGDGLATTSQLLTAVSRKQLAGLVKSGMLIRVCHGVYAPNVPDVSNALDAAQLRVGRPVVACMGTAAALYGFDTERTTRIHVLDPGIRMRPSPKIMVHQRIRAPLRRVKGHLATTPAWTAIEVARALRPARALATLDAALRVGACTAAELDAAAREQHGRRGIVKVRELLAYADGRAESPMESEARLLFIGSGLPMPELQYSITDRHGRRWRADFAWPASMVLAEYDSVEWHLDREALLHDRLKLARLQECGWTTVPMTVDDIRHDPVGLIARINGHLAAPRVAG, encoded by the coding sequence TTGTCTGCGGCTGTGGACATCGAGAGCCTCATCCTGCGCGGCGACGGGCTGGCAACCACTTCCCAACTGCTGACCGCGGTCTCGCGCAAACAATTGGCCGGTCTGGTCAAGTCCGGCATGCTCATCCGCGTCTGTCACGGGGTATACGCACCCAACGTTCCCGACGTGTCCAATGCGCTGGACGCCGCGCAACTGAGGGTCGGACGGCCGGTGGTCGCGTGCATGGGCACCGCTGCCGCGCTGTACGGCTTCGACACCGAGCGCACCACCAGAATCCATGTCCTCGATCCGGGAATCCGGATGCGCCCGTCACCGAAAATCATGGTGCACCAACGGATTCGGGCGCCGCTGCGACGAGTGAAGGGCCATCTGGCGACGACGCCGGCGTGGACCGCGATAGAAGTAGCCCGGGCGCTGCGGCCCGCGCGTGCCCTGGCCACGCTTGATGCGGCACTGCGTGTCGGCGCATGCACCGCAGCGGAGCTGGACGCGGCGGCTCGCGAACAGCATGGTCGTCGCGGAATCGTCAAGGTCCGGGAATTGCTGGCCTACGCCGACGGCCGCGCCGAATCGCCCATGGAGAGTGAGGCACGACTGCTGTTCATCGGCAGTGGGCTGCCGATGCCGGAGCTGCAGTACAGCATCACCGACCGGCACGGCCGACGGTGGCGTGCCGACTTCGCCTGGCCGGCATCGATGGTTCTCGCCGAATATGACAGCGTGGAGTGGCATTTGGACCGCGAGGCCCTACTGCACGACCGGCTCAAACTCGCACGGCTGCAGGAATGTGGGTGGACGACGGTGCCGATGACGGTGGACGACATTCGACACGACCCCGTCGGCCTCATTGCGCGGATCAACGGCCATCTGGCCGCGCCGCGCGTCGCCGGTTGA
- a CDS encoding suppressor of fused domain protein → MSQALEPVRAHVRAHFCGDEPDSASVTFLGTETIEVLRFRTADGLVHYVSLGCSRHPMTEPTAEIADPVRGPRAEIVLRLRDPGPVTGIAKSLAILAASPAVEGAVLVAGALIDLGSPLWASPSARVPFTAVLLGRSDIPDLPLPPPRDPVQFLSATPITATEAAWVRLKGAEAMRQAWDNDGVDVLDPNRPAAQPG, encoded by the coding sequence GTGAGCCAGGCCCTGGAGCCGGTGCGCGCGCACGTGCGGGCGCACTTCTGCGGCGACGAACCAGATTCGGCCAGCGTGACATTCCTGGGTACCGAAACCATCGAGGTGCTGCGGTTCCGCACGGCCGACGGGCTGGTGCACTACGTCTCGCTGGGCTGCTCGCGTCATCCGATGACCGAACCGACGGCCGAGATCGCCGACCCGGTGCGCGGACCGCGCGCCGAGATCGTGCTGCGGCTACGCGATCCCGGCCCGGTCACCGGCATCGCAAAGAGCCTGGCGATCCTGGCGGCATCCCCGGCCGTCGAGGGCGCGGTGCTGGTCGCCGGCGCGCTGATCGACCTGGGCTCGCCGCTGTGGGCGTCGCCGTCGGCCCGGGTGCCGTTCACGGCAGTGCTGTTGGGCCGCAGCGATATTCCCGATCTGCCGCTGCCGCCGCCGCGCGACCCGGTGCAATTCCTGTCGGCGACCCCCATCACCGCCACGGAAGCGGCGTGGGTGCGGCTGAAGGGCGCGGAGGCGATGCGGCAGGCGTGGGACAACGACGGCGTCGACGTGCTGGACCCGAATCGCCCTGCCGCCCAGCCGGGTTGA
- a CDS encoding ABC transporter ATP-binding protein — MAEIVLDHVSKSYPDGATAVRDLNLTIADGEFLILVGPSGCGKTTTLNMIAGLEDISSGELRIGGERVNEKAPKDRDIAMVFQSYALYPHMTVRQNIAFPLTLAKMKKPEIAQKVAETAKILDLTDFLDRKPSQLSGGQRQRVAMGRAIVRHPKAFLMDEPLSNLDAKLRVQMRGEIARLQKRLGTTTVYVTHDQTEAMTLGDRVVVMHSGVAQQIGTPDELYENPANLFVAGFIGSPAMNFFPATLTPIGLKLPFGEVMLTPEIQQVIAEHPEPDNIIVGARPEHLSDAALIDGYQRIRALTFEVKVDMVESLGADKYVYFSTAAWAAHSTQLDELAAEADAHENQFVARVPAESKAAIGQTVELALDTTKLMVFDADSGVNLTVAPSGSP, encoded by the coding sequence ATGGCCGAGATTGTGCTGGACCATGTCAGCAAGAGCTACCCGGACGGCGCGACGGCGGTGCGCGACCTCAACCTCACCATCGCCGACGGCGAATTCCTGATTCTGGTCGGCCCGTCCGGCTGCGGCAAGACCACGACCTTGAATATGATTGCCGGGCTTGAAGATATCTCATCCGGCGAGCTGCGCATCGGCGGCGAACGGGTGAACGAGAAGGCGCCCAAGGACCGCGATATCGCCATGGTGTTCCAGTCCTATGCGCTGTACCCGCACATGACGGTGCGCCAAAACATCGCGTTTCCGTTGACACTGGCCAAGATGAAGAAGCCCGAGATCGCCCAGAAGGTCGCTGAGACGGCCAAAATCCTTGACCTGACCGACTTTCTGGACCGCAAGCCGTCGCAGCTGTCCGGCGGACAGCGGCAGCGGGTGGCGATGGGCCGGGCCATCGTGCGGCACCCGAAGGCGTTCCTGATGGACGAGCCGCTGTCCAACCTGGACGCCAAACTGCGGGTGCAGATGCGCGGCGAGATCGCCCGGCTGCAGAAGCGGCTGGGCACCACCACGGTCTACGTCACCCACGACCAGACCGAGGCCATGACCCTGGGTGACCGCGTGGTGGTGATGCATTCCGGTGTGGCACAACAGATCGGCACCCCCGACGAGCTGTACGAGAACCCGGCCAACCTGTTCGTCGCCGGCTTCATCGGCTCGCCGGCGATGAATTTCTTCCCCGCCACGCTGACGCCGATCGGGCTGAAGCTGCCCTTCGGCGAGGTGATGCTGACACCGGAAATTCAACAGGTGATCGCCGAGCATCCCGAGCCGGACAACATCATCGTCGGCGCGCGACCCGAACACCTGTCCGACGCCGCGCTGATCGACGGCTACCAGCGGATCAGGGCGCTGACCTTCGAGGTCAAGGTCGACATGGTCGAGTCGCTGGGCGCCGACAAGTACGTGTACTTCTCCACCGCGGCGTGGGCCGCGCACTCGACCCAATTGGACGAACTGGCCGCCGAGGCGGATGCACACGAAAACCAGTTCGTGGCAAGGGTTCCCGCCGAATCCAAAGCGGCCATCGGCCAGACGGTCGAGTTGGCGCTGGACACAACGAAGCTGATGGTCTTCGACGCCGACTCCGGGGTGAACCTGACCGTCGCGCCGTCCGGCTCGCCGTGA
- a CDS encoding carbohydrate ABC transporter permease, translating into MAVNRTAARRTVLWAVIDTLVVVYALLPVLWIFSLSLKPTSTVKDGKLIPSAISLENYRGIFRGDFFSSALINSVGIGLITTAVAVLLGAMAAYAVARLDFPGKRLLIGATLLITMFPAISLVTPLFNIERFLGLFDTWPGLILPYITFALPLAIYTLSAFFREIPWDLEKAAKIDGATPAQAFRKVIVPLAAPGVVTAAILVFIFAWNDLLLALTLTATKAAITAPVAIVSFSGSSQFEEPTGSIAAGAVVITVPVILFVLIFQRRIVAGLTSGAVKG; encoded by the coding sequence ATGGCCGTTAACCGAACCGCCGCGCGTCGCACGGTGCTCTGGGCCGTGATCGACACGCTGGTGGTGGTGTATGCGCTGCTTCCGGTGTTGTGGATCTTCAGCCTGTCGCTGAAGCCGACGTCAACGGTCAAGGACGGCAAGCTGATTCCGTCGGCGATATCGCTGGAAAACTATCGCGGCATCTTCCGCGGCGACTTCTTCAGCTCGGCGCTGATCAACTCCGTCGGGATCGGGCTGATCACCACCGCGGTCGCGGTGCTGCTCGGCGCCATGGCCGCCTACGCCGTGGCCCGGCTGGACTTTCCCGGCAAGCGGCTGCTGATCGGGGCCACCCTGCTGATCACCATGTTCCCGGCGATCTCGCTGGTCACGCCGTTGTTCAACATCGAACGCTTCCTCGGCCTATTCGACACCTGGCCGGGTTTGATCCTGCCGTACATCACCTTTGCGCTGCCGCTGGCGATCTACACGTTGTCGGCGTTCTTCCGGGAGATCCCATGGGATTTGGAGAAGGCAGCGAAAATCGACGGCGCCACGCCGGCGCAGGCGTTCCGGAAGGTGATCGTGCCGCTGGCGGCGCCGGGCGTGGTGACCGCGGCGATCCTGGTGTTCATCTTCGCCTGGAACGATCTGCTGCTGGCGCTGACCCTGACCGCCACCAAGGCGGCCATCACCGCGCCGGTGGCGATCGTGAGCTTCAGCGGCAGTTCACAGTTCGAGGAGCCGACCGGATCGATCGCGGCCGGGGCCGTGGTGATCACCGTCCCCGTCATCTTGTTTGTTCTAATCTTCCAACGACGGATCGTCGCCGGGCTGACCTCTGGCGCTGTGAAGGGATGA
- a CDS encoding carbohydrate ABC transporter permease, which translates to MLGRTSEQRLALVLVAPAAILMLAVTAYPIGYAVWLSLQRNNLAAPHDTAFVGLSNYATILSDRYWWTALAVTLGITVVSVSAEFVLGLALALVMHRTLVGKGLVRTAVLIPYGIVTAVASYSWYYAWTPGTGYLANLLPHGSAPLTAQIPSLAIVVLAEVWKTTPFMSLLLLAGLALVPEDLLKAAQVDGAGAWRRLTRVTLPIIKPAVVVALLFRTLDAFRIFDNIYVLTNGANNTGSVSMLGYDNLFKGFNVGLGSAISVLIFGCVGLIALVFVKVFGAAAPGGDVDGR; encoded by the coding sequence GTGCTGGGCCGGACATCCGAACAGCGGCTGGCGCTTGTGCTGGTTGCGCCGGCGGCGATTCTGATGCTGGCGGTGACGGCCTACCCGATCGGCTATGCGGTGTGGTTGAGCTTGCAGCGCAACAACCTTGCGGCTCCGCACGACACCGCGTTCGTCGGCCTGAGTAACTACGCGACCATCCTCAGCGACCGGTATTGGTGGACCGCGCTGGCGGTGACGCTGGGCATCACCGTGGTCTCGGTGTCCGCCGAATTCGTGCTGGGCCTGGCGCTGGCGCTGGTGATGCACCGCACCCTGGTCGGCAAGGGCCTGGTGCGCACCGCGGTGCTGATCCCGTACGGCATCGTCACCGCGGTCGCGTCCTACAGCTGGTACTACGCCTGGACGCCCGGGACCGGCTATCTGGCCAACCTGCTGCCGCACGGCAGCGCACCGCTGACCGCCCAGATCCCGTCGCTGGCAATCGTCGTGCTCGCCGAGGTCTGGAAGACGACCCCGTTCATGTCGCTGCTGCTGCTGGCCGGTCTGGCGCTGGTGCCCGAGGACCTGCTCAAGGCGGCCCAGGTGGACGGCGCCGGCGCCTGGCGGCGGCTGACCCGCGTCACCCTGCCGATCATCAAGCCGGCGGTGGTGGTCGCGCTGTTGTTCCGAACACTGGACGCCTTCCGAATTTTCGACAACATCTACGTTTTGACCAACGGCGCCAACAACACCGGTTCGGTGTCGATGCTGGGCTACGACAACCTGTTCAAGGGTTTCAACGTGGGGCTGGGCTCGGCGATCAGCGTGCTGATCTTCGGATGCGTGGGCCTGATCGCGCTGGTTTTCGTCAAGGTCTTCGGTGCGGCAGCCCCCGGTGGTGACGTCGATGGCCGTTAA
- a CDS encoding extracellular solute-binding protein, which produces MVIGRGRVRRAGAVALATLTIAAASSACAAGPRGLVISFYTTATDGATFAAIAQDCTRQFGGRFAIQQISLPRAPGEQRLQLARRLTGRDRTLDIMSLDVVWTAEFAEAGWALPLSDDPAARAEADATVDTLPGPLSTARWHDRLFAAPVTTNTQLLWYRPDLVPQPPRTWDAVVTEAARLHAAGQPSWIAVQANEGEGLVVWFNTLLASGGGRVLSEDGRRVTLTDTPAHRAATVNALRILKSVATAPGADPSITRTDEGTARLAVEQGRAALAVNWPYALASMLDNAVKGGVPFLPLNRDPRLAGSINDVGIFVPTDEQYRIAYQASQKVFGFAPYPGAAPGLPAKVTIGGANLAVASTTRHRAEAFEAIRCVRSLQHQKYVAIQGGLPPVRTSLYSDPQFQTKYPMYTIIRRQLTDAAVRPATPVYQTVSIRLASTLSPITGIDPERTADQLSAEVQKAIDGKGLLP; this is translated from the coding sequence GTGGTGATCGGTCGTGGGCGCGTACGCCGGGCAGGCGCGGTCGCGCTGGCGACACTCACCATCGCCGCGGCGTCGTCGGCGTGCGCCGCCGGGCCGCGCGGGCTGGTGATCAGCTTCTACACCACGGCCACCGACGGCGCCACGTTCGCCGCGATCGCCCAGGATTGCACCAGGCAGTTCGGCGGTCGCTTCGCCATTCAACAGATCAGCCTGCCCCGGGCCCCGGGCGAGCAGCGGTTGCAGCTGGCCCGTCGGCTGACCGGTCGCGACCGCACGCTGGACATCATGTCGCTGGACGTGGTGTGGACCGCGGAGTTCGCCGAGGCGGGCTGGGCGCTGCCGTTGTCCGACGACCCCGCGGCCCGCGCCGAAGCCGACGCGACCGTGGACACCTTGCCCGGCCCGCTGTCCACCGCGCGCTGGCACGACAGGCTGTTCGCCGCGCCCGTCACGACGAACACCCAATTGCTGTGGTACCGGCCGGATTTGGTGCCTCAGCCGCCGCGGACCTGGGACGCCGTGGTGACCGAGGCGGCCCGGCTGCACGCCGCGGGCCAGCCCAGCTGGATCGCGGTGCAGGCCAACGAGGGCGAAGGCCTGGTGGTCTGGTTCAACACGTTGCTGGCCAGCGGCGGCGGGCGGGTGCTCTCCGAGGACGGCCGCCGCGTCACGCTGACCGACACCCCGGCGCACCGGGCGGCCACCGTCAACGCGCTGCGCATCCTCAAGTCGGTGGCGACCGCACCCGGTGCCGATCCCTCGATCACCCGCACCGACGAAGGCACTGCGCGGCTGGCCGTCGAACAGGGCCGCGCCGCCCTGGCCGTCAACTGGCCCTACGCGCTGGCCTCGATGCTGGACAACGCGGTGAAGGGCGGCGTGCCCTTCCTGCCGCTGAACCGGGACCCGAGGTTGGCCGGCAGCATCAACGACGTCGGCATCTTCGTGCCCACCGACGAGCAATACCGCATCGCCTACCAGGCCAGTCAGAAGGTCTTCGGCTTCGCGCCGTATCCCGGTGCGGCACCGGGCCTTCCGGCCAAGGTGACCATCGGCGGGGCCAACCTGGCGGTGGCCAGCACCACCCGCCACCGCGCCGAGGCGTTCGAAGCCATCCGCTGCGTGCGCAGCCTGCAGCATCAGAAGTATGTGGCGATCCAGGGCGGCCTGCCGCCGGTGCGCACCTCGCTGTACTCCGACCCGCAGTTCCAGACCAAGTACCCGATGTACACCATCATCCGCCGCCAGCTCACCGACGCCGCGGTGCGACCGGCCACGCCCGTCTATCAGACGGTGTCCATCCGGCTCGCCTCGACGCTGAGCCCGATCACCGGGATCGACCCGGAGCGCACCGCCGACCAGCTCAGCGCCGAGGTGCAAAAGGCCATCGACGGGAAGGGGCTGCTGCCGTGA
- a CDS encoding general stress protein has translation MTSPFQPGQVPGAPPPGAGGRRGVPGLPTPPRGWPVGSYPTYAEAQRAVDYLSDQQFPVQQVTIVGVDLMQVERVTGRLTWPKVLGGGVLSGAWLGLFIGLVLGFFSPNPWGALATGLVAGVFFGLITSAVPYSMARGTRDFSSTMQLVAGRYDVLCDPQNAEKARDLLARLAI, from the coding sequence ATGACTAGTCCTTTCCAGCCCGGGCAGGTTCCCGGCGCGCCACCCCCCGGCGCGGGCGGTCGCCGCGGCGTGCCCGGTCTGCCGACACCGCCCCGGGGCTGGCCCGTCGGCTCCTATCCCACCTACGCCGAGGCGCAGCGTGCCGTCGACTACCTGTCCGACCAGCAGTTCCCGGTCCAGCAGGTCACCATCGTCGGGGTCGACCTGATGCAGGTGGAACGGGTGACCGGCCGGCTGACCTGGCCCAAGGTGCTCGGCGGTGGGGTGTTGAGCGGGGCATGGCTGGGTTTGTTCATCGGGCTGGTGCTCGGATTCTTCAGCCCCAACCCGTGGGGGGCGCTGGCCACCGGTCTGGTCGCCGGTGTGTTCTTCGGGTTGATCACCTCCGCCGTTCCTTACTCGATGGCCCGTGGCACAAGGGATTTCAGCTCGACCATGCAGCTGGTGGCGGGCCGCTACGACGTGCTCTGCGATCCGCAGAATGCGGAGAAGGCGCGGGACCTGTTGGCGCGCTTGGCGATTTGA
- a CDS encoding DUF4190 domain-containing protein, producing the protein MTAPGAGFGESAQHDHHGDQAHGDKPNDDATSAPHAQPAPWEPPAGSVPPPYPPPGYPADYPPGYPPPYPPPAPSPVPPPPPGYGPPPPPGYGPPGYPGGYYPGPDYGGYPPQPPLLGGQPGTNGLAIASLIASFTGLLCGIGSVVAIVLGAIALDQIKRTRQDGFGLAVAGIVIGIATLVVTLVVVLFALHTH; encoded by the coding sequence ATGACGGCTCCCGGCGCCGGCTTCGGCGAGAGCGCCCAACACGACCACCACGGCGACCAGGCCCACGGCGACAAGCCCAACGACGACGCAACCTCGGCGCCGCACGCCCAGCCGGCCCCGTGGGAACCGCCCGCCGGCTCCGTGCCCCCGCCCTACCCACCGCCGGGCTATCCGGCCGACTACCCACCCGGCTATCCGCCCCCGTACCCGCCGCCGGCTCCGTCCCCGGTTCCGCCGCCCCCGCCCGGGTACGGGCCGCCGCCCCCGCCGGGCTACGGGCCGCCCGGATACCCGGGTGGCTACTACCCCGGTCCGGATTACGGTGGCTACCCGCCCCAGCCGCCGCTGCTCGGCGGGCAGCCCGGGACCAACGGTTTGGCGATCGCCTCGCTCATCGCGTCGTTCACCGGCCTGCTGTGCGGCATCGGCTCGGTCGTGGCCATCGTGCTGGGCGCGATCGCCCTCGACCAGATCAAGCGGACCCGCCAGGACGGCTTCGGCCTGGCCGTCGCCGGCATCGTCATCGGAATCGCCACCCTGGTGGTGACTTTGGTGGTCGTGCTGTTCGCCTTGCACACCCACTAG
- a CDS encoding magnesium transporter MgtE N-terminal domain-containing protein: MGSVNRVYIARLARMLVLGPLGESVGRVRDVVISISIVRQQPRVLGLVVDLATRRSIFIPILRVAAIDPNAVTLSTGSVSLRHFEQRPGEVLAIGQVLDTVVKVNDPELPELAGVDVVVTDLGIEQTRTRDWMVTRVAVRPQRRLRRRGPVHVVDWRNVQGLTPSALALPGQAVAQLLEQFEGRKPVDVADAIRGLPPKRRYEVLKALNDDRLADILQELPELDQAEVLSQLGTERSADVLEEMDPDDAADLLGVLNPTDAEMLLKRMDPGDSASVRRLLTHSPDTAGGLMTSNPVVLTPDTAVAEALARARDPDLTAALSSMVFVVRPPTATPTGRYLGCVPLQRLLREAPAELVGGIVDSDLLTLRPETPLVAVTRYLAAYNLVCGPVVDDENHLLGAVTVDDLLDHLLPPDWRVDMQELDTAGRLEGLGGSG, encoded by the coding sequence ATGGGATCGGTCAACAGGGTGTACATCGCGCGGCTGGCGCGGATGCTGGTGCTGGGCCCGCTCGGCGAATCCGTCGGCCGGGTCCGCGACGTGGTGATCAGCATCAGCATCGTCCGCCAGCAACCGCGGGTGCTGGGGCTGGTCGTCGACCTGGCGACGCGGCGCAGCATCTTCATCCCGATCCTGCGGGTGGCCGCCATCGACCCCAACGCCGTGACGCTGAGCACCGGCAGCGTGTCGCTGCGTCATTTCGAGCAGCGGCCCGGGGAGGTGCTGGCGATAGGTCAGGTGCTCGACACCGTGGTCAAGGTCAACGACCCCGAACTGCCGGAGCTGGCCGGCGTCGACGTGGTGGTGACCGACCTGGGCATCGAGCAGACCCGGACGCGGGACTGGATGGTCACCCGGGTCGCGGTGCGCCCGCAGCGACGGCTGCGCCGGCGCGGCCCGGTGCACGTGGTGGACTGGCGCAACGTGCAGGGCCTGACCCCGTCGGCGCTGGCGCTGCCCGGCCAGGCCGTCGCGCAGCTGCTCGAACAGTTCGAGGGCCGCAAGCCGGTCGACGTCGCCGACGCCATCCGCGGACTCCCGCCCAAGCGCCGCTACGAGGTGCTCAAGGCGCTCAACGACGACCGGCTGGCCGACATCCTGCAGGAGCTGCCCGAACTCGACCAGGCCGAGGTGCTCTCGCAGCTGGGGACCGAACGGTCGGCCGACGTGCTCGAGGAGATGGATCCCGACGACGCCGCCGACCTGCTCGGGGTGCTCAATCCGACCGACGCCGAGATGCTGCTGAAACGGATGGACCCCGGCGATTCGGCCTCGGTGCGCCGCCTACTCACCCACTCCCCCGACACCGCGGGCGGCCTGATGACGTCCAACCCGGTGGTGCTCACCCCGGACACCGCGGTCGCCGAGGCGCTGGCCCGGGCCCGCGATCCCGATCTGACCGCCGCGCTGTCGTCCATGGTGTTCGTAGTGCGCCCGCCCACGGCCACGCCCACCGGCCGCTACCTGGGCTGTGTGCCGTTGCAGCGGCTGCTGCGCGAGGCGCCGGCGGAGCTGGTCGGCGGGATCGTCGACAGCGACCTGCTGACGCTGCGGCCGGAGACGCCGCTGGTCGCGGTGACCCGCTACCTGGCCGCATACAACCTGGTGTGCGGCCCCGTGGTCGACGACGAGAACCACCTGCTGGGCGCGGTGACCGTGGACGACCTGCTCGATCACCTGCTGCCGCCGGACTGGCGGGTGGACATGCAGGAACTCGACACCGCCGGCCGGCTCGAGGGACTGGGAGGATCCGGGTGA
- a CDS encoding DUF1003 domain-containing protein: MSKSTAVRRLYTPRTSRRYSPRLDPETVGQITESIARFFGTGRYLLLQTIVVAVWIVVNVFAVRLRWDPYPFILLNLAFSTQAAYAAPLILLAQNRQENRDRVALEEDRRRAAQTKADTEYLARELAAVRLAVGEVVTREYLRHELDDLRELLAELRPQNADGEPVSGADNREQTAKKSR; this comes from the coding sequence GTGAGCAAATCCACGGCTGTGCGCCGGCTGTACACGCCGCGGACATCGCGCCGGTACTCGCCGCGGCTGGATCCCGAGACCGTCGGGCAGATCACCGAGTCGATCGCGCGCTTCTTCGGCACCGGCCGGTACCTGCTGCTGCAGACCATCGTGGTGGCGGTGTGGATCGTGGTGAACGTGTTCGCGGTGCGACTGCGCTGGGATCCCTATCCGTTCATCCTGCTGAACCTGGCGTTCTCCACCCAGGCCGCCTACGCGGCGCCGCTGATCCTGTTGGCGCAGAACCGGCAGGAGAACCGCGACCGGGTGGCGCTCGAAGAGGACCGCCGTCGCGCCGCCCAGACCAAGGCCGACACCGAGTACCTGGCCCGCGAGCTGGCCGCCGTGCGGCTGGCCGTCGGCGAGGTGGTGACGCGGGAGTACCTGCGCCACGAGCTCGACGACCTGCGCGAACTGCTCGCCGAGCTGCGGCCCCAAAACGCCGACGGCGAGCCGGTTTCCGGCGCCGACAACCGGGAGCAGACGGCTAAGAAATCCAGGTGA